Proteins encoded within one genomic window of Meriones unguiculatus strain TT.TT164.6M chromosome 20, Bangor_MerUng_6.1, whole genome shotgun sequence:
- the LOC132649573 gene encoding large ribosomal subunit protein P2-like, translating to MCYIASDLLAALRGNSSPSTKDIKTVVDSVDMETDDDQLNKVISELNGKDIDDVIAQGVGKLGSVPACGAVAVSAAPGSAAPAASFAPAVAGEKKNMGFGLFD from the coding sequence ATGTGTTACATCGCCTCGGACTTGCTGGCCGCCCTTCGGGGCAACTCCTCTCCTAGCACCAAAGACATCAAGACGGTAGTAGACAGTGTGGACATGGAGACAGACGATGACCAGCTCAACAAGGTCATCAGTGAGCTGAATGGAAAAGACATTGACGATGTCATTGCTCAGGGTGTTGGCAAGCTTGGCAGTGTGCCTGCTTGTGGGGCTGTGGCTGTTTCTGCTGCCCCTGGCTCTGCAGCTCCTGCTGCTAGTTTTGCCCCCGCAGTAGCAGGGGAGAAGAAAAACATGGGATTTGGCTTGTTTGATTAA